In Desulfonatronum thiosulfatophilum, the following are encoded in one genomic region:
- a CDS encoding efflux RND transporter periplasmic adaptor subunit, protein MNFRTILKIIFPLLILVVAMFVAARLITDRPQPEPVAREVPAVLVETMTAIREDKTVIVRATGTVQAAREATIVPQVAGRVVWVAEEFTAGGFFSQDDLMLTLEEDDYRLVLERSEADVVRAEVELTKVEGAGRVARQEWERFGPDLGDGAPPPGQEPNPLVLYEPQLRQAQAAVRAARAARDQARLNLDRTKISAPFNCRIRSENAALGQFVPSGSPVAVVADTDSAEIRLPVRVEDLDWLRVPGARAVIRMPDRPEQVWHGQVVRSLGEVDPHTRMATLVISVADPYGLERTEDLLVSENAPQSHLTPGLFVEVDLEGVELPGVVVIPRRALREQSTIWLAENGALRIRSVSVIRAQGEELFVLAGVEPGQRIILTSLTGVGEGMAVRTTDEPRQ, encoded by the coding sequence ATGAACTTCCGTACCATCCTGAAAATCATCTTTCCCCTGCTTATCCTGGTCGTGGCCATGTTTGTCGCTGCCAGGCTCATTACCGACCGTCCTCAGCCGGAACCCGTGGCCCGCGAGGTGCCGGCCGTGCTGGTGGAGACCATGACCGCGATCCGCGAGGACAAGACCGTCATCGTCCGGGCAACGGGCACGGTGCAGGCTGCCCGGGAGGCCACCATTGTGCCCCAGGTCGCCGGTCGGGTGGTCTGGGTAGCCGAGGAATTCACGGCCGGAGGTTTTTTTAGTCAGGATGATCTGATGCTGACCCTGGAGGAAGACGACTATCGTCTGGTCCTGGAGCGCTCCGAAGCCGACGTGGTCCGAGCCGAGGTCGAGCTGACCAAGGTCGAGGGCGCGGGCCGGGTGGCCAGGCAGGAATGGGAGCGTTTCGGACCGGATCTGGGTGATGGCGCTCCCCCGCCCGGCCAAGAACCCAATCCTCTGGTGCTCTATGAACCCCAGCTTCGCCAGGCGCAGGCCGCGGTCCGGGCCGCCCGCGCCGCCCGGGATCAGGCCAGGCTGAACCTCGACCGGACCAAAATCTCTGCGCCGTTCAACTGCCGCATCCGTTCGGAAAACGCTGCCTTGGGGCAATTCGTGCCTTCCGGCTCACCCGTTGCCGTGGTCGCGGACACGGACAGCGCCGAGATCCGCCTGCCCGTGCGGGTCGAAGACCTGGACTGGCTGCGGGTTCCCGGCGCCAGAGCCGTGATCCGAATGCCGGACCGGCCTGAGCAGGTCTGGCATGGTCAAGTAGTCCGCTCCCTGGGCGAGGTGGATCCGCATACGAGAATGGCCACCCTGGTGATCTCCGTAGCCGATCCGTACGGCCTGGAACGCACCGAGGATCTTCTTGTGTCCGAAAACGCGCCTCAGTCCCATCTGACTCCGGGCCTTTTCGTGGAGGTGGATCTGGAAGGCGTCGAGCTTCCCGGCGTGGTGGTCATCCCCCGACGGGCCCTGCGGGAACAGTCCACGATCTGGCTGGCTGAAAACGGCGCCCTGCGCATCCGCTCAGTCTCGGTGATCAGGGCCCAGGGCGAGGAACTCTTCGTGCTGGCCGGAGTCGAGCCGGGCCAGAGAATCATACTGACTTCACTCACCGGCGTGGGCGAGGGCATGGCCGTACGCACCACGGACGAGCCCCGTCAATGA
- a CDS encoding efflux RND transporter permease subunit, whose product MNAMIRWMAHHGVAANLLMLLFMVGGLVVGLNIKQEVFPEIALDKIQVSVTYPGAAPEEVEEGVLLIIEENVSGLEGIKKMTSQAVEGRGVVTVELLPGVDPDVALQDVKAEVDRIDTLPEEAEKPVITKMVNRVEVISLVVYGQTSERSLRETAEMVRDELLATPRITQAELGGVRPYEIAIEITEENLRRFGLTLESVAQRVRHAALDLPGGEIRTQGGEILLRLKERRYHGRDFEDIVILRTPEGAQVRLSDVASIRDGFEQTDEFALFDGLPAAMVTIYRVGDQKPGEIARAVLDYVAAKGPALPPTIHLATWNDTSELLQSRIDLLLKNALLGLTLVFLGLSLFLAMRLALLVMLCIPVAFLGALFLMPGLGVTINMISLFAFILALGIVVDNAIVVGENAFGHRSRGLHPDQAAVLGASEVAGPIIFSALTTVAAFLPLLFVAGTMGKFIGAIPLVVIPVLTISLIQSLFILPAHLRKGLARQRKREYFLKRLQNRVGAGLERFVAGPYARLLGVALEYRYATVALALAALILSVGLVGGGKVMFRFMPEVEADVITATLQMPHGTPVEQTALVVEHLVRQAGVAVAEFDRNLLPDHPTGGTVMRHIYALVGAHQIPGGGPQGASRISGGHLANVALQLQPGEERDVSSDVVARRWRELTGEVAGVESLTFKADLMRFGANIDVQLSHADFDVLIPAAERLKAALADYSGVSDIADNHAAGKEEITIRLRPEAATLGLTEEELGRRVRAAFHGAEALRLQRGRNEVKVMVRYPENRRASLADLDELRVRAPGGVELPLAMAAHLQQDRGYSAINRTDRKRVINVTATVDARAGNVQDILQELRRTVLADLTADHPGLGFDLEGEERERRESFGSMGQGFLMALFMIYALLAIPFRSYAQPLIVMAAIPFGIVGAIWGHMIMGINLSMLSIFGIVALSGVVVNSSLLLIDFINSGRRDGMTVRDAVMASGQRRFRPIILTSLTTFFGLMPMILERSVQAQFLIPMAVSLGFGVLFATGITLLLIPALYMVLEDWRGLMGLRDETA is encoded by the coding sequence ATGAACGCCATGATCCGCTGGATGGCCCATCACGGGGTGGCCGCAAATCTGCTGATGCTCTTATTCATGGTCGGCGGACTGGTGGTCGGCCTGAACATCAAGCAGGAAGTTTTTCCGGAGATCGCTCTGGACAAGATCCAGGTCAGCGTGACCTATCCCGGCGCCGCGCCCGAGGAGGTGGAGGAAGGCGTGCTCCTGATCATCGAGGAGAACGTCAGCGGTCTGGAAGGCATCAAGAAAATGACCTCCCAGGCTGTGGAAGGCCGGGGCGTGGTCACGGTGGAACTGCTTCCCGGAGTCGATCCGGACGTGGCTCTTCAGGACGTCAAGGCCGAGGTGGACCGCATCGATACTCTGCCCGAGGAGGCGGAAAAGCCGGTCATCACCAAGATGGTCAATCGAGTGGAGGTTATCTCCCTGGTGGTCTACGGCCAGACCTCCGAACGCAGCCTGCGCGAAACCGCGGAAATGGTTCGCGACGAACTCCTGGCTACGCCCCGGATCACCCAGGCCGAGCTCGGCGGGGTGCGACCCTATGAAATCGCCATCGAAATCACCGAGGAGAACCTGCGCCGTTTCGGCCTGACGTTGGAAAGCGTGGCCCAGCGGGTGCGCCATGCGGCCCTGGATCTACCCGGCGGGGAAATCCGCACTCAGGGCGGGGAGATCCTGCTGCGTCTCAAAGAGCGCCGCTACCACGGCCGCGACTTCGAGGACATCGTCATCCTGCGCACTCCGGAAGGAGCCCAGGTTCGCCTGAGCGACGTAGCCTCGATCCGCGACGGATTCGAGCAGACCGATGAATTCGCCTTGTTCGACGGTCTGCCCGCGGCCATGGTCACCATTTACCGGGTGGGCGACCAGAAGCCCGGGGAGATCGCCCGGGCCGTCCTGGACTATGTGGCCGCCAAGGGACCGGCCCTGCCCCCGACCATTCATCTGGCCACCTGGAACGACACCTCGGAACTGCTCCAGAGCCGGATCGACCTGCTCCTGAAAAACGCCCTGCTCGGCCTGACCCTGGTCTTCCTGGGGCTGAGCCTGTTTCTGGCCATGCGTCTGGCGCTGCTGGTGATGCTATGCATCCCCGTGGCTTTTTTGGGTGCCTTGTTCCTCATGCCCGGCCTGGGCGTGACCATCAACATGATCTCGCTCTTCGCCTTCATCCTGGCTCTGGGCATCGTGGTGGACAATGCCATCGTTGTCGGCGAGAACGCCTTCGGCCACCGCTCGCGCGGTCTGCACCCGGACCAGGCCGCGGTTCTGGGCGCCTCGGAAGTGGCCGGCCCGATCATCTTCTCCGCCCTGACCACGGTGGCCGCGTTCCTGCCCTTGCTCTTCGTGGCCGGCACCATGGGCAAGTTCATCGGCGCCATCCCCCTGGTGGTCATCCCGGTGCTGACCATCTCGCTGATCCAGTCACTGTTCATCCTGCCCGCGCATCTGCGCAAGGGTCTGGCCCGGCAGCGAAAGCGGGAATACTTCCTCAAGCGGTTGCAGAACCGTGTCGGCGCCGGCCTGGAGCGCTTCGTGGCCGGCCCCTATGCCCGGCTGCTGGGAGTGGCCCTGGAATACCGCTACGCCACCGTGGCCCTGGCCCTGGCCGCCCTGATCCTCAGCGTCGGCCTGGTGGGCGGGGGCAAGGTCATGTTCCGGTTCATGCCCGAAGTGGAAGCCGATGTGATCACCGCCACCCTGCAAATGCCCCACGGCACTCCGGTGGAGCAGACCGCCCTGGTGGTGGAGCATCTGGTGCGCCAGGCCGGCGTGGCAGTGGCTGAATTCGATCGAAACCTGCTCCCTGATCACCCCACGGGCGGGACGGTGATGCGTCATATCTACGCCCTGGTGGGCGCGCATCAGATTCCGGGCGGCGGTCCACAAGGCGCAAGCAGAATCAGCGGCGGGCATCTGGCTAACGTGGCCCTGCAACTCCAGCCGGGAGAGGAGCGTGACGTCTCCTCGGATGTAGTGGCCCGGCGGTGGCGGGAGCTGACCGGCGAGGTGGCCGGGGTGGAGTCCCTGACCTTCAAGGCCGACCTGATGCGCTTCGGTGCGAACATCGACGTGCAGCTCTCCCACGCCGACTTCGACGTGCTCATCCCGGCTGCGGAGCGGCTGAAGGCGGCCCTGGCTGATTACTCTGGAGTCAGCGATATCGCGGACAATCATGCCGCGGGCAAGGAGGAGATCACCATCCGGCTCCGGCCCGAAGCTGCCACCCTGGGACTGACCGAGGAGGAGCTGGGACGGCGCGTACGCGCCGCGTTCCACGGGGCCGAGGCCCTGCGCCTGCAGCGCGGGCGCAACGAGGTCAAGGTGATGGTCCGCTATCCGGAAAATCGGCGCGCATCCCTGGCGGACCTGGACGAACTGCGCGTGCGCGCTCCGGGAGGGGTGGAACTGCCCCTGGCTATGGCCGCCCACCTGCAGCAGGATCGTGGGTACAGCGCCATCAACCGCACGGACCGCAAGCGGGTGATCAACGTCACGGCCACGGTGGACGCCCGCGCCGGCAACGTCCAGGACATTCTCCAGGAGCTGCGCCGGACCGTGCTCGCGGACCTGACCGCGGATCATCCCGGCCTGGGCTTCGACCTGGAAGGCGAAGAGCGCGAACGCCGGGAATCCTTCGGCAGCATGGGCCAGGGCTTTCTGATGGCCCTGTTTATGATCTACGCCCTGCTGGCCATTCCCTTCCGCAGCTATGCCCAGCCTCTGATCGTCATGGCCGCGATTCCCTTCGGCATCGTCGGGGCGATCTGGGGACACATGATCATGGGCATCAACCTGAGCATGCTCAGTATTTTCGGCATCGTGGCCCTGTCCGGAGTGGTGGTGAACAGTTCCCTGCTGCTCATCGACTTCATCAATTCCGGCCGCCGCGACGGCATGACCGTGCGCGATGCGGTCATGGCCTCGGGCCAGCGTCGCTTCCGGCCCATCATCTTGACCTCGCTGACCACCTTCTTCGGCCTGATGCCCATGATCCTGGAACGCAGCGTCCAAGCCCAGTTCCTGATCCCCATGGCCGTCAGTCTGGGATTCGGCGTCCTCTTCGCCACAGGCATCACCCTGCTGCTCATCCCGGCCCTGTACATGGTCCTGGAGGATTGGCGCGGTTTAATGGGGCTAAGAGACGAGACCGCTTAA
- a CDS encoding ABC1 kinase family protein: MNHSLHAGRLTATSRFAVIAGKLIKYGFGSLLAQLGVSRFPWNCRRACTLSKDMTPSARLRRVIEELGPAPVKIGQLLSMRPDLIPLELCDELKGLQEDVRRERFEDVRAVVEEAYGTALENLFIEFEAEPVAAASLSQVHRARRKDTGALVAVKVQRPGIRKILAADLEIMAFLAGLANERIISLRTARLPDIVAEVHKSILRELDFTNEARSMLLFNQIFAEEPRVFAPDVHPDLARESVLVMSFVQGRRLDMFHGDPETRRDLALLGLNATVRQMLEYGFFHADPHLGNLKIVDEDKICFFDFGMCGRLTPDMRSALVDYIVALAKNDPTRVAQVAMDMAVSVPPLMDEQRFEADVMFILEGMHVPLGEVNLGRFLLDLTNLCRDYGIFLRSDYILMARALLSIEAAGRVVDPDFDSLEALRPVAARYSLRRMVPGLSDKTLLDNLEQRMDELVNLPRRITKLLDTAVAGKLSVELHQSDFGHFPDQLRLIGNRLGGALITAALIIGSTLVYISDVGPHWNGVPALGVAGFSVSGLLGVFLAWKMFRGT; encoded by the coding sequence ATGAATCACTCCCTCCATGCCGGCAGACTGACCGCCACCTCGCGCTTCGCGGTTATTGCCGGGAAACTCATCAAGTATGGCTTCGGCAGCTTATTGGCCCAGCTCGGGGTAAGCCGCTTTCCCTGGAATTGCCGCCGGGCCTGCACTCTTTCCAAGGACATGACGCCCTCGGCTCGATTGCGGCGGGTGATCGAGGAACTGGGGCCGGCTCCGGTGAAGATCGGGCAGCTATTGTCCATGCGCCCGGATCTGATTCCCCTCGAATTGTGCGACGAACTCAAAGGATTGCAGGAGGATGTCCGGCGCGAGCGGTTCGAAGACGTCCGCGCGGTTGTTGAAGAAGCCTATGGCACTGCCCTGGAAAACCTGTTTATCGAGTTCGAGGCGGAACCCGTGGCCGCGGCGTCCTTGTCCCAGGTCCACCGGGCACGACGCAAGGACACCGGCGCTTTGGTGGCGGTCAAGGTGCAGCGGCCGGGAATCCGCAAAATTCTGGCCGCGGACCTGGAGATCATGGCCTTCCTGGCCGGACTGGCCAACGAACGGATAATCTCCCTACGTACGGCGCGGTTGCCCGACATTGTCGCGGAAGTCCACAAGTCCATCCTGCGGGAGTTGGACTTCACCAATGAGGCCCGGAGTATGCTGCTCTTCAACCAAATTTTTGCGGAAGAGCCCCGGGTTTTCGCGCCCGATGTGCACCCGGATCTGGCCCGGGAGAGCGTTTTGGTGATGAGCTTTGTCCAGGGCCGCCGCCTGGACATGTTCCACGGCGATCCGGAAACACGCAGGGACTTGGCCCTGCTCGGTCTAAACGCCACGGTGCGCCAGATGCTCGAGTACGGCTTTTTCCATGCCGACCCGCACCTGGGCAACCTGAAAATCGTGGATGAGGACAAGATCTGCTTTTTCGACTTCGGCATGTGCGGCCGCCTGACGCCGGACATGCGCTCGGCCCTGGTGGACTACATCGTGGCCCTGGCCAAGAATGACCCGACCAGGGTGGCCCAAGTGGCCATGGACATGGCGGTCAGCGTGCCTCCGTTGATGGACGAGCAACGGTTCGAGGCCGATGTCATGTTCATCCTGGAAGGCATGCATGTCCCCCTGGGCGAGGTCAATCTGGGCCGCTTTCTGCTGGACTTGACCAATCTATGCCGCGATTACGGAATATTCCTTCGCTCGGACTACATCCTGATGGCCCGAGCCCTGCTTTCCATCGAGGCTGCCGGGCGTGTGGTCGACCCTGATTTTGATTCCCTGGAAGCCCTGCGCCCCGTGGCCGCGCGCTACTCGCTGCGACGAATGGTTCCAGGCCTGTCCGACAAGACCCTGCTCGACAACCTGGAGCAGCGGATGGATGAGCTGGTCAATCTGCCCAGACGGATCACCAAGCTGCTGGATACGGCCGTGGCCGGCAAGCTGTCCGTGGAACTGCACCAGAGCGATTTCGGCCATTTTCCCGACCAGCTCCGCCTGATCGGCAACCGTCTCGGCGGTGCCCTGATCACGGCGGCATTGATCATCGGCTCGACCCTAGTCTATATTTCAGATGTTGGACCGCACTGGAACGGCGTGCCTGCCCTGGGCGTGGCCGGATTCAGCGTGTCCGGCCTGCTGGGGGTTTTTCTGGCCTGGAAGATGTTCCGCGGAACCTGA
- a CDS encoding NAD-dependent epimerase/dehydratase family protein, which translates to MSRILVTGATGFIGLELARQLAARNMVPRLLVRRPSRAALLKGLDVKIIPGDLEDVQSLQRAVQGVDTVIHLGGRALFERYELVRPTLVGGSAELLRVAAAAGVRSFVFASSLLVYKSHEGFIDADTPLTPTLGYGRAKVEAEQVLTRMAGEAGMRLAIIRLPHIYGATSLMFDHIRRGWVIQPGPGDNVFSHMHVHDAARILRAAALSDWSGATPVGDNQPMSWAAFMTQAKELYPHFRHLKVPVWLAMTGCTVLETWYRLLRRPALLTTDAVRGFNLRVAVRPNLLFPELGLELRYPTVLDGMAEIFCENVPFSWLPSVRDRCACYLDKGACPLPDA; encoded by the coding sequence ATGAGCCGGATTCTGGTTACCGGAGCCACGGGCTTCATCGGCCTGGAATTGGCCCGACAGCTGGCGGCCCGGAACATGGTCCCGAGGCTTCTGGTCCGCCGGCCGTCCAGGGCCGCGCTGCTCAAGGGCCTGGACGTAAAGATCATCCCGGGCGATCTGGAAGATGTTCAGAGTCTGCAACGGGCCGTTCAGGGCGTGGATACCGTGATCCATCTGGGCGGCAGAGCCCTGTTCGAACGCTACGAGCTGGTCCGGCCGACGTTGGTGGGCGGTTCGGCAGAGCTGCTGCGCGTGGCCGCGGCTGCCGGGGTCCGGTCCTTCGTTTTCGCTTCCAGTCTGCTGGTCTACAAGAGCCATGAAGGTTTCATTGACGCCGATACCCCTCTGACCCCCACCCTCGGCTATGGCCGGGCCAAGGTCGAAGCGGAACAGGTGCTGACCAGAATGGCCGGGGAAGCCGGGATGCGCTTGGCCATCATCCGCCTTCCACACATCTACGGGGCCACGTCCCTGATGTTCGACCACATCCGGCGCGGCTGGGTGATCCAGCCCGGCCCGGGCGACAATGTCTTTTCCCACATGCATGTCCATGACGCGGCCCGAATCCTGCGCGCCGCGGCCCTCTCCGACTGGAGCGGCGCCACTCCGGTGGGCGACAACCAGCCCATGAGCTGGGCCGCGTTCATGACCCAGGCCAAAGAACTGTACCCCCACTTCCGTCACCTGAAGGTTCCGGTGTGGCTGGCCATGACGGGGTGCACCGTGCTGGAAACCTGGTACCGCCTGCTGCGCCGCCCGGCCCTGCTGACCACGGACGCCGTACGCGGGTTCAATCTGCGGGTGGCCGTCCGCCCGAACCTGCTCTTCCCGGAGCTGGGTCTGGAACTCCGCTACCCGACCGTGCTCGATGGCATGGCCGAGATATTCTGCGAAAACGTCCCCTTTTCCTGGCTGCCTTCGGTCCGCGACCGCTGCGCCTGCTACCTGGACAAAGGGGCCTGCCCTTTGCCGGACGCCTGA
- a CDS encoding DUF485 domain-containing protein → MTNDRSPATLDHKKFQDLIVRKWKVSLTLAAILLIAYYGFILVLAFASDLLAVKVGEHMTLGIPVGILLIVLAWVLTGVYVFWANSSYDKSVQDVLKSMRRQ, encoded by the coding sequence ATGACCAACGATCGTTCGCCGGCCACTTTGGACCACAAGAAATTTCAAGATTTGATTGTCCGCAAGTGGAAAGTCTCACTCACCCTCGCCGCGATCCTGCTGATCGCGTATTACGGATTCATTCTCGTTCTCGCTTTTGCCAGTGACCTGCTGGCCGTAAAGGTCGGGGAGCATATGACCCTGGGAATTCCCGTCGGCATCCTGCTGATTGTCCTGGCCTGGGTCCTGACCGGGGTCTACGTCTTCTGGGCCAACTCATCCTATGACAAGTCCGTTCAGGATGTGCTCAAAAGCATGAGGAGGCAGTAG
- a CDS encoding sodium:solute symporter family transporter — protein sequence MDPVVTSIGQPNATSIMFFLVFICATLLVTYYAAKKSQSASQFYAAGRSVTGMQNGLALAGDYMSAASFLGIAGLVSLRGYDGLIYSIGFLVGWPIIMFLIAEPLRNLGKYTFVDVVAYRLSQKPIRIAASIGSLMTVCFYLIAQMVGSGSLITMIFGMPYEIAVVIVGAVMMMYVLFGGMLATTWVQIIKAVLLLGGATIMVFFVMLQFDFSYGELFRQAAITYGGQVLEPGGLVSNPWDAISLGMALMFGTAGLPHILMRFYTVPDAKEARKSVFYATGFIGYFYILTFTIGFGAMVIVGQDVIAAMDSGGNMAALLLAEATGGTVFLGFIAAVAFATILAVVAGLTLSGASTLSHDLFVSVFRSGKSSEEEEVKVARMATLALGVVAIALGLAFKGQNVAFMVGLAFAIAASANFPALIMSILWRNFSTFGAVLSIATGTTLAVGLIIISPTVWVDILHNPMAIFPLRNPAIISMTGAFVMGYVGSKLRPDAEASRKYEDQKIRNYLGVGAE from the coding sequence ATGGACCCAGTCGTCACTTCCATAGGCCAGCCCAATGCCACGTCCATCATGTTTTTTCTTGTCTTCATCTGCGCCACCCTCCTGGTCACCTATTACGCGGCGAAAAAAAGCCAGTCCGCATCCCAGTTCTATGCCGCCGGCAGAAGCGTGACCGGCATGCAGAACGGCCTGGCCCTGGCCGGCGACTACATGAGCGCGGCCTCTTTTCTGGGCATTGCCGGATTGGTATCCCTGCGGGGATACGACGGCCTGATCTACTCCATCGGTTTTCTGGTGGGATGGCCGATCATTATGTTCCTCATCGCCGAACCCCTGCGTAATCTCGGAAAATACACTTTCGTTGACGTGGTGGCCTATCGTCTTTCGCAGAAACCGATCCGCATCGCTGCGTCCATCGGTTCGTTGATGACCGTGTGCTTCTATCTTATCGCCCAGATGGTCGGCTCCGGTTCGCTGATCACGATGATCTTCGGGATGCCGTATGAAATCGCCGTGGTCATCGTCGGTGCGGTCATGATGATGTACGTACTCTTCGGGGGCATGCTGGCCACGACCTGGGTCCAGATCATCAAGGCGGTCCTGCTTCTTGGCGGGGCGACGATAATGGTCTTCTTCGTCATGCTGCAATTCGACTTCAGCTATGGAGAACTGTTCAGGCAGGCGGCCATCACCTACGGAGGTCAAGTTCTGGAACCCGGCGGATTGGTCTCCAACCCCTGGGACGCCATTTCCCTGGGCATGGCCCTGATGTTCGGCACGGCAGGACTTCCGCATATCCTGATGCGCTTCTACACCGTGCCCGACGCCAAGGAAGCCCGCAAATCCGTATTCTACGCCACGGGTTTCATCGGCTACTTCTATATCCTGACCTTCACCATCGGCTTCGGCGCCATGGTCATCGTCGGGCAGGACGTCATTGCCGCCATGGATTCCGGAGGCAATATGGCCGCGCTGCTCCTGGCCGAAGCCACCGGGGGGACGGTCTTCCTCGGATTCATCGCAGCCGTGGCCTTTGCCACCATTCTGGCCGTGGTGGCCGGGCTGACCCTCTCCGGAGCCAGCACCCTGTCCCACGACCTCTTTGTCAGCGTTTTCCGCTCCGGCAAGTCTTCCGAGGAGGAAGAGGTCAAAGTGGCCCGCATGGCCACCCTGGCTCTGGGCGTCGTGGCCATTGCCCTTGGACTGGCCTTCAAGGGGCAGAACGTGGCCTTCATGGTCGGCCTGGCCTTCGCCATCGCTGCCAGCGCCAACTTTCCGGCCCTGATCATGTCCATTCTGTGGCGAAATTTCTCGACCTTCGGCGCGGTCCTGAGCATTGCCACGGGAACAACCCTGGCCGTGGGCCTGATCATCATCAGCCCCACGGTCTGGGTTGACATCCTCCATAACCCCATGGCTATCTTTCCGTTGCGAAACCCGGCCATCATCTCCATGACCGGTGCATTCGTCATGGGATACGTGGGGTCGAAACTCAGGCCGGATGCCGAGGCCTCACGCAAGTACGAGGATCAGAAGATCAGGAACTACCTGGGCGTCGGAGCTGAATGA
- a CDS encoding putative nucleotidyltransferase substrate binding domain-containing protein, translating into MNRELIAFLSKIHPFTDLLQEELEEVGLDARLEPAPAGAVLVPDREDERSLYVVRDGTLRVMVDNEIIDTLIRGDFFGHVQNYFPSPSGESVTAVQDSLLVVLPASAFQLLRRRQSIDRHLRRKAKIFRKKIVDIRDRRDVSRIDPYLRLSLRDVTIKKPVYVPAEATVSQAAKLMQRENVTTCLVGQEQNVLGIVTEHDILKKIVAQDIHPDTAAIRSIMSSPVITIKPDGLLFEAFSRMVRSGIRRLVVRDGQTKIFGIIEDRDLLSVKGENPVYLAGEIRRAENLTALTKVFDQVQKMVARSVVEGIGILQIGRLTSDMRDQILDKVHDLVLAEMDHPPPASFCLAALGSEGRREQYLATDQDNALIHSATHAEHARRFFEIFADKFIRALLDLGIPPCPHQVMITNPDWRMSIDEWLDTVDALTRGTDRNTILKTSLLSDMRPVAGDAQLAGHLKSYLFRRIAQSPFILKYMANEAVRFKPPVSFFNKFILEKRGNHKGAVDIKKGGVFPITQGVRTLAVEHGVLETSTEERIRLLHDRGVFSAGLSAGIQEAYASFQTLRVRFQTHQVRSNHQPDNFIFPDQFSAMERDMLKDAFKIVAEFQSLLFTKYGLHLLT; encoded by the coding sequence ATGAACCGCGAACTCATTGCCTTTCTTTCTAAAATCCACCCTTTTACCGACCTCCTCCAGGAAGAACTGGAGGAGGTCGGACTTGATGCACGGCTGGAGCCCGCTCCGGCCGGAGCAGTCCTGGTTCCGGACCGGGAAGACGAACGGTCGCTGTACGTCGTCCGGGATGGAACACTGCGGGTCATGGTGGACAACGAGATCATCGACACCCTGATCCGGGGTGATTTCTTCGGCCATGTCCAAAACTATTTTCCCTCCCCAAGCGGAGAATCCGTCACCGCCGTCCAGGACAGTTTGCTTGTAGTCCTACCCGCTTCCGCTTTTCAGCTTCTGCGGCGCCGCCAAAGCATCGACCGACATCTTCGCCGCAAGGCCAAAATTTTCCGAAAGAAAATCGTCGATATCCGAGACCGACGCGATGTTTCCCGTATCGATCCCTACCTGCGCCTGTCCCTGCGGGATGTGACCATCAAAAAGCCGGTCTATGTCCCCGCCGAGGCCACCGTGTCCCAGGCGGCCAAGCTTATGCAGCGCGAAAATGTCACGACCTGCCTGGTTGGACAGGAGCAGAACGTGCTGGGCATCGTAACGGAACACGACATCCTGAAAAAGATCGTAGCCCAAGACATACATCCCGACACCGCCGCCATCCGGTCCATTATGTCCAGCCCGGTGATCACCATCAAACCGGACGGCTTGTTGTTCGAGGCTTTTTCCAGAATGGTCCGGTCGGGCATCCGCAGACTGGTCGTCCGGGATGGCCAAACGAAAATTTTCGGCATCATCGAGGATCGAGACCTGCTCTCCGTGAAAGGGGAAAACCCCGTCTATCTGGCCGGGGAAATCAGACGGGCTGAAAACCTGACGGCCCTGACCAAGGTTTTTGATCAAGTCCAGAAAATGGTCGCCCGCTCCGTGGTCGAGGGAATCGGAATCCTGCAGATCGGTCGCTTGACCAGCGACATGCGAGACCAGATCCTCGATAAGGTTCATGACCTGGTCCTGGCCGAAATGGATCATCCGCCTCCCGCATCCTTCTGTCTGGCGGCCCTGGGCAGCGAAGGCCGCCGGGAACAGTATCTGGCCACGGATCAGGACAACGCCCTGATCCATTCCGCAACGCACGCGGAACATGCCCGGCGCTTCTTCGAAATATTTGCCGACAAATTCATCCGGGCCCTGCTTGATCTCGGCATCCCTCCCTGCCCGCACCAGGTCATGATCACCAATCCGGATTGGCGGATGAGCATCGACGAGTGGCTGGATACGGTGGATGCATTGACTCGTGGAACGGATCGCAACACCATTCTCAAAACGTCACTGCTGTCGGACATGCGCCCCGTGGCCGGCGATGCCCAACTGGCCGGCCATCTGAAGTCCTATCTGTTCAGGCGCATCGCCCAAAGCCCCTTCATCCTGAAATACATGGCCAATGAAGCCGTGCGGTTCAAGCCTCCCGTGAGCTTTTTCAACAAGTTCATCCTGGAAAAACGCGGAAACCACAAAGGCGCTGTGGACATTAAAAAGGGGGGAGTCTTTCCCATTACCCAGGGCGTCCGGACCCTGGCCGTGGAACATGGTGTTCTGGAAACGTCCACCGAGGAACGAATCAGGCTTCTGCATGACAGGGGCGTTTTTTCGGCCGGCCTGAGCGCCGGCATTCAGGAAGCCTATGCATCCTTCCAGACCCTGCGTGTCCGGTTCCAGACGCACCAGGTCAGATCAAACCACCAACCCGACAATTTCATCTTCCCGGACCAATTCTCGGCCATGGAACGAGACATGCTCAAGGATGCCTTCAAAATCGTTGCTGAATTCCAATCCCTGCTGTTCACCAAATACGGCCTGCACCTGCTGACATGA